One part of the Longimicrobiaceae bacterium genome encodes these proteins:
- the folK gene encoding 2-amino-4-hydroxy-6-hydroxymethyldihydropteridine diphosphokinase: protein MSGSPESREAGGPAAPGRTPEPVLLGLGANQGDPVLQLARAVERLAQVLDVEAVSSVFRTEPVGHRQQPDFYNLVVRARTSLSPVTLLERTREVERELGRVRTFPNAPRTLDVDLLAYGERILDTPELTVPHPRMHGRAFVLVPLAEVAPGWRHPLLGRTARELLALAGTLERIERWGPLPPSGSRSSAR, encoded by the coding sequence GTGTCCGGATCCCCGGAAAGCAGGGAGGCTGGAGGTCCGGCCGCTCCCGGCCGGACGCCGGAGCCGGTCCTCCTCGGGCTGGGTGCCAACCAGGGCGACCCGGTCCTCCAGCTTGCGCGTGCGGTCGAGCGCCTCGCGCAGGTGCTGGACGTGGAGGCGGTGTCGTCCGTGTTCCGGACGGAGCCGGTGGGGCATCGGCAGCAGCCGGACTTCTACAACCTGGTGGTGCGGGCGCGCACCTCCCTCTCCCCGGTCACGCTCCTGGAGCGGACCCGGGAGGTCGAGCGGGAGCTCGGGAGGGTGCGCACGTTTCCCAACGCCCCGCGCACCCTCGACGTGGACCTGCTGGCCTACGGCGAGCGGATCCTGGACACGCCGGAGCTGACGGTGCCGCACCCGCGGATGCACGGGCGGGCGTTCGTGCTGGTCCCCCTGGCGGAGGTCGCGCCGGGGTGGCGGCACCCCCTCCTGGGTCGGACGGCTCGGGAGTTGCTTGCACTGGCGGGTACGCTGGAGCGGATCGAGCGGTGGGGACCCCTGCCGCCCTCCGGCTCCCGGTCCTCGGCGCGCTGA